The sequence below is a genomic window from Halodesulfovibrio sp. MK-HDV.
TTCTTGTGCAGTTGCCTCTACCTAAGCATATCAATGAAGAGAAGATCATTAACGCTATCGATCCAGGCAAGGATGTGGACGGATTCCATCCGGTAAATCTGGGTCGAATGGTATTGGGCGACAGAGATGGTTTTTTGCCATGTACCCCTTACGGTATTCAGGAAATGATCATTCGTTCCGGTACAGAAACGAGCGGAGCGGAGACAGTTGTTGTCGGGCGTTCTAATATTGTCGGAAAACCTATCTCCATTATGATGGGGCAGAAAGGCGAGGGAGCGAACAGCACTGTAACCATGGTGCATACGCGAACTCAGGATTTAGAAGCACATTGTAAGCGCGCAGATATTCTTATTGTTGCTGCTGGCGTTCCGGGGCTTGTGAAGCCGGAATGGATTAAGGCTGGGGCAACTGTCATTGATGTGGGCGTAAACCGTATTGGCATGTCGGATTCCGGCAAAGCCATTTTAAGCGGCGATGTTGCCTTTGATGAAGCAAAGCAGATTGCAGGAAAAATTACACCGGTTCCTGGTGGGGTTGGTCCTATGACCATTGCCATGCTTATGAAAAATACAGTGAAGTCGGCGAAAAAACATATTGAAAAAGCCTAACTTAGCTACAGCCTTAAGCCCAATAGACCGTAGCTAGTCCCACGTAAAGCCGCTAACTGCAACGAGTTGGCGGCTTTTATTACTTAGTCTTTTAAACAGTAGTCGCAGTCTAAAAAGTTTTGCCTTAATGCTGTTTTCGTCAAATCACAAAACAGCAAGCCAGCTCCCTTCGCGTCTCCCCACATGATAAAAAACGTATTGGAATCGCGTCAAAAAGGGGTCAAGGGGCGAGCCCCTTGCGGATGCAAGGCAGAGCCTTTGCCCGTCGGAGACTCGCCGAAGGCAATCATGATGCACTACTGTGGAGGAACCATGAGCTGTTGTAGTGAAGAAATTTCTCAAGAAATGTGGAAAGAGGTTGATTGTGTTATCGAGCGCCATCGTGAAACTCCCGGAGCGCTGATTACAGTACTTCGCGAAGCACAAAATGTTGTGGGTTGGTTCCCGCAGG
It includes:
- the folD gene encoding bifunctional methylenetetrahydrofolate dehydrogenase/methenyltetrahydrofolate cyclohydrolase FolD, which gives rise to MSAEIISGTEMRAAILDELRVEVTKMKEQHGVVPGLVTILVGANPASLSYVTLKVKTALGLGFHEIQDDQPEDITEEALLQLIDKYNNDNSIHGILVQLPLPKHINEEKIINAIDPGKDVDGFHPVNLGRMVLGDRDGFLPCTPYGIQEMIIRSGTETSGAETVVVGRSNIVGKPISIMMGQKGEGANSTVTMVHTRTQDLEAHCKRADILIVAAGVPGLVKPEWIKAGATVIDVGVNRIGMSDSGKAILSGDVAFDEAKQIAGKITPVPGGVGPMTIAMLMKNTVKSAKKHIEKA